A single Vespula vulgaris chromosome 3, iyVesVulg1.1, whole genome shotgun sequence DNA region contains:
- the LOC127062822 gene encoding ubiquitin-conjugating enzyme E2-24 kDa isoform X2, with the protein MSSGAGSSGTGRGRGSSLADNKPENKETKPNPKMSKALGTSAKRIQKELAEITLDPPPNCSAGPKGDNLYEWVSTILGPPGSVYEGGVFFLDIHFSPEYPFKPPKVTFRTRIYHCNINSQGVICLDILKDNWSPALTISKVLLSICSLLTDCNPADPLVGSIATQYLQNREEHDRIARLWTKRYAT; encoded by the exons ATGTCGTCTGGGGCAGGGTCAAGTGGAACCGGAAGAGGTCGTGGTTCATCGTTGGCAGACAATAAGccagaaaacaaagaaaccaAGCCAAATCCAAAGATGTCGAAAGCTCTAGGAACTTCTGCTAAAAG GATACAGAAAGAATTGGCTGAAATCACATTAGACCCACCTCCAAATTGCAG TGCAGGGCCAAAAGGAGATAATTTGTATGAGTGGGTATCTACGATATTGGGTCCTCCAGGTTCTGTATACGAAGGAGGTGTATTTTTTCTTGACATACACTTTTCTCCAGAATACCCCTTTAAACCTCCAAAG GTCACATTCCGAACACGTATTTATCACTGCAATATCAACAGTCAAGGAGTGATCTGTTTGGACATATTGAAAGACAATTGGTCTCCTGCACTTACAATTTCAAAAGTGTTACTTTCTATATGCTCCCTTCTCACAGACTGTAATCCAG cTGATCCTTTAGTGGGTAGTATAGCAACACAATATTTACAAAACAGAGAAGAACACGATCGCATAGCACGGCTATGGACCAAGCGTTACGCTACATGA